The genomic DNA AGGTGGTTCCGGGCGTCGGGGGTGCTCGCGAGCAGCAGGTCGCGGTGCGGCGGCAGCGCGGTGGGCCGGCTGCCGAGGTTGGTGAGGTGCAGGATGTCTCCGCGCCGCAGCGCGATGACGTCGGGGTCGGGATGCTCCGCCCAGGCGAAGTCCGCCAGACCCGCGCCCGCCTCGCGCCCTTCGCGGACGAGGTCGCGGCGCAGCCGGAGCATCCGTCGATAGAGCGACAGGGTGGATGCCTCGTCGCGCGCCTGCGCCTCGACCGAGAGCCCGGCCCACTCCGCGGGTTGCGGCAGCCAGGCGGCGCCCGTCGGCGAGAAGCCGAGCGAGGCGCCGGCCGGCGTCCACGGCAGCGGCACGCGGCATCCGTCTCGCCCGGGGTCGACGCCGCCGCTGCGCGCGAACATCGGGTCTTCGCGCAGCTCGTCGGGCAGGTCCTCGACCTCGGGCAGGCCGAGCTCGTCGCCCTGATAGATGTAGAGCGAACCGGGCAGGAACGCGGCCAGCATGGCGGCCGCGCGAGCGCGCGCGAGGCCGCGGGCGTGGTCGGTCGGCGTGCCGAAGCGCTTCTGCTCGAACGAGAACGACGAGTCGGCGCGGCCGTAGCGGGTGGCCGGGCGGGTGAGGTCGTGGTTCGACAGCGCCCAGGTCGGCGTCGCGCTCAGCCCTTCGTGCCAGTCGAGCGTCTCGGCGATGGTCGCGCGCAGCGCGGCGGCATCCCACGGCTTGGTCATGAACTCGAAGTTGAACGCGCCGTGCAGCTCGTCGTCGCGCAGGTAGCGCGCGAAGCGCGCGGGGTCGGCGAGCCACACCTCGCCGACGAGCAGGCGCGGGTCGTCGTACTCGTCGGCGACGGCGCGCCAGGCGCGGTAGATCTCGTGCACGCCGTCGCGGTCGAGGTGCGGGTGGTCGGGGTCGCCGGCGGCCGCGGGAGCGACCGGCAGCGAGGCATCCTTCACCAGCATCGCGGCGGAGTCCACCCGGATGCCCGCCGCTCCGCGGTCGAACCAGAACCGCAGCACTTCCTCGTGCTCGGCGCGCACGGCGGGGTGGTTCCAGTTCAGGTCGGGCTGGGCGGGGCTGAACACGTGCAGGTACCACTCGCCGGGCCGGCCGTCGGGGTCGGTGGTGCGCGTCCAGGTCGGGCCGCCGAAGCTCGAGACCCACTCGGTGGGCGGAAGTTCGCCGCAGGCGCCGCGGCCGGGGCGGAACCAGAACCGGGCGCGCTCGTCGCTGCCCGGCTCGGCCGCGAGCGCGGCCTGGAACCAGGGATGCCGGTCGCTCACGTGGTTCGGCACGATGTCGACGATGGTGCGGATGCCACGGGCGGATGCCTCGGCGATGAGCCGCTCGGCGGTGGCGAGGTCGCCGAAGGCGGGGTCGATCGCGCGGTAGTCGGCGACGTCGTAGCCGCCGTCGGCCATGGGGGAGGCGTACCAGGGGGTGAACCAGATCGCGTCGACGCCGAGGGACTCGAGGTGGTCGAGGTGGGCGAGCACGCCCTCGAGGTCGCCCGTGCCGTCGCCGTTCGCGTCGGCGAAGCTGCGCACGTACACCTGGTAGACGACCGCGTCGGCCCACCACGGGGCATCCGCCCTGGTCGCGGTGGTGAGCGCGTCGGCGACGCGCGTCTCGGGGCTCGACAGCGAGCTCACGTGGTCCTTTCCGGTGCGCTAGGTTTAGCGCTACACCAATCTGATGGGCGAGCGTACGCGGCGCATTGTCGCGATGTCAAGCGCGACCCCTACACTGATCCGACGAGAGGGGAACGGGATGGCCGTCACGCTGAAGGACATCGCCGAAGAGGCGGGCGTCAGCGTCATGACCGTGTCGAACGTCGTCAACGGCAAGACCGCCCGCGTCTCGCAGGCCACCATCGATCGAGTGCAGGGCATCGTCGCCGCCCGCGGCTACGTCGCGAACGCGTCGGCCCGCAGCCTCGCCGCCAGCCGCTCGCGCACCGTCGGCGTGCTCGTGCCCGTCGCCGAGGGCGACATGCTCACCATGAGCCCGCACCACGTCGCCGTCATCGGCGGCATCGAACGGCAGCTGCGCCAAGCCGGCTACCACGTGCTGCTGCGCGGCATCACCGAACCCGCCGAGGTCGGCCAGGCCGTGCAGGAGTGGGGCCTCGACGGCGCGGTGCTGCTCGGGTTCCTCGACGCCGAGATCGACGCGCTGCCCGCGCACGGCGTGCCGCTGCTCGCCGTCGACAGCTACTCGCTCAACCCCCGCGCCACCGGCGTGCGCAGCGACGACGTCGGCGGCGGGCGGCTCGCCGCGCAGCACCTGCTCGAACACGGCCACCGTCGGCTGCTGTTCGCCGGGCCCGCCTTCGGCGCGAGCGGCGTCGTGCGCCGCCGCCACGACGGGTTCACCGCCGCCGTCGCCGAGGTCCCGGATGCCACGGCCGAGACCGTCGCCGTCAACACGACGTACGAGGACGGCCTGGAACTCGGGCGTTCCCTGCGCTCACGGTTCCCCGACGTGACCGGGGCGTTCGCCACCGCCGACGTGCTCGCCGTCGGCATCATGGCCGGACTGCGCGACGGCGGGGCATCCGTGCCCGAGGATGTCTCGGTCGTCGGCTTCGACAACCTCGACCTCGGGCTCTACGTGCGACCCCGGCTCACCACCGTCGCGCAGGACCTGGGCGAGAAGGTCGCGGTCGCGGCGCGCATGCTGCTCGGCGAGATCGACGGCACCGAGGCCGCCGGCGAGGTCGAACTGCCCGTGCGTCTCGAGGTGCGGGAGTCGGTCGCCGCAGCACCGACGCCGCCGCCCCGAGGCTGAGCATCGGCCGGGGGCCGGCTGGGATCGGGCTGATTTCGCCCTGCACGAGTCGGCGGGTATTCTTGTCTGGCCCCCGGTTGTGTGCAGAACGCGGTCGGGTGCGAATGGCGAGTTACCCAAGCGGCCAAAGGGATCTGACTGTAAATCAGCTGTCATCGACTTCGGGGGTTCGAATCCCTCACTCGCCACCACGGGCCCGGTCTTCGACCGGGCCTTCGTCGTTCCGGCGTTCGTCGTTCCGACGTTCGCTGTTCCGGTGTTCGTCGTTCTGGCGTTCGTCGTTCCGACGTTCGCCGCTCCGCGCCGGAGCCGCTTCGGGGCGGCGCAGGCGGAACACGACCGCGCCGACCGACGCGGCCGCGGCCGCCCACAGCGCGAGCATCAGGGCGTCGACACCCGTCGGCCCGAGCGGGCCCGGTGCCGGGTCCTGACCGGTGAAGGTCAGCCGGCCCACGACGCTGCCCGTCGAGGCGGGGTTCGCGCGCGTCATGGTCGCCGTGACCCGAATCTCGACCGTGCCCGCGGCGAATGGCACGGGCGACGCCAGCGGATCGAGGTCGGTGCACGCGCCCGACGGGTCGCACGCCGCCGCGTCGAGGTCGACGACGACCATCACGCCCTCGCGATCGAGCCACTCGAAGCCGACGAGGTCGCCCGCCCGTGGCAGGGTGAACGACGCCGACTCGGTCTGCGATTCGCCGGGAACGAGATCGGCGAAATGCAGTTCGAACACGAGTGGCGCGGCGGCGGCGGCCGACGCCGGCATCGCCGTGCCCGTGGCGAGCGCGACGCCGATGAGCGTCGCGGCCACGCCGGCGCGCGTCCGGCCGGATCGACCTCGGGCACGGGGCATCCTCATCGGCGGATCTCCTCCTTCGGCATGATCGCGGGCTCGGGCGGAGTGCCGGGCGGGGCGGGCTCGGTGGCGGGCTCGGTGGCTTCGGCGGTGTCGGCGTCAGTGCCGAACGCGTGGCGGCCACGAGCGCGCCCGCCGGGCAGCGCGGCGAGCAGCATGAGCGC from Agromyces larvae includes the following:
- a CDS encoding LacI family DNA-binding transcriptional regulator; this encodes MAVTLKDIAEEAGVSVMTVSNVVNGKTARVSQATIDRVQGIVAARGYVANASARSLAASRSRTVGVLVPVAEGDMLTMSPHHVAVIGGIERQLRQAGYHVLLRGITEPAEVGQAVQEWGLDGAVLLGFLDAEIDALPAHGVPLLAVDSYSLNPRATGVRSDDVGGGRLAAQHLLEHGHRRLLFAGPAFGASGVVRRRHDGFTAAVAEVPDATAETVAVNTTYEDGLELGRSLRSRFPDVTGAFATADVLAVGIMAGLRDGGASVPEDVSVVGFDNLDLGLYVRPRLTTVAQDLGEKVAVAARMLLGEIDGTEAAGEVELPVRLEVRESVAAAPTPPPRG
- a CDS encoding glycoside hydrolase family 13 protein; this translates as MSSPETRVADALTTATRADAPWWADAVVYQVYVRSFADANGDGTGDLEGVLAHLDHLESLGVDAIWFTPWYASPMADGGYDVADYRAIDPAFGDLATAERLIAEASARGIRTIVDIVPNHVSDRHPWFQAALAAEPGSDERARFWFRPGRGACGELPPTEWVSSFGGPTWTRTTDPDGRPGEWYLHVFSPAQPDLNWNHPAVRAEHEEVLRFWFDRGAAGIRVDSAAMLVKDASLPVAPAAAGDPDHPHLDRDGVHEIYRAWRAVADEYDDPRLLVGEVWLADPARFARYLRDDELHGAFNFEFMTKPWDAAALRATIAETLDWHEGLSATPTWALSNHDLTRPATRYGRADSSFSFEQKRFGTPTDHARGLARARAAAMLAAFLPGSLYIYQGDELGLPEVEDLPDELREDPMFARSGGVDPGRDGCRVPLPWTPAGASLGFSPTGAAWLPQPAEWAGLSVEAQARDEASTLSLYRRMLRLRRDLVREGREAGAGLADFAWAEHPDPDVIALRRGDILHLTNLGSRPTALPPHRDLLLASTPDARNHLERKELPADTSVWLRT